One genomic window of Paenisporosarcina antarctica includes the following:
- the cysK gene encoding cysteine synthase A — translation MKPVNNITDLIGDTPVVRLNRIVPEQAADVFVKLEMFNPTKSVKDRAANNMIKMAEEQGLINQGDTIIEPTSGNTGIGLAMVAAAKGYKAILILPDNATQERINLLKAFGAKVVLTPSEEKMPGAIQKALELKNEIPNSFIPQQFENTANPDIHRTTTALEILAQMSGKLDAFVATAGTGGTITGTGETLKENIPSLYVAVVEPKGSPVLSGGKPGKHKLVGTSPGFIPDILNTEVYDEIMQISDEIAIDMFKKLAREEGIFVGPSAAAAVYASIEIAKRLGKGKKVLCIAPDTGERYLSMNLFD, via the coding sequence TAACGGACTTAATAGGTGATACTCCTGTCGTCAGGTTGAATAGAATTGTGCCGGAACAGGCAGCTGATGTCTTTGTGAAGTTAGAAATGTTTAATCCAACAAAGAGTGTGAAAGACCGGGCTGCTAATAATATGATCAAAATGGCTGAAGAACAAGGTTTGATAAATCAAGGTGATACGATTATCGAGCCAACAAGCGGCAATACAGGAATCGGTCTTGCCATGGTGGCAGCAGCCAAAGGCTACAAAGCGATTCTCATACTTCCCGATAATGCGACTCAGGAACGGATTAATTTATTGAAGGCTTTCGGAGCTAAAGTAGTTTTGACTCCAAGTGAAGAAAAAATGCCTGGAGCTATCCAAAAAGCGCTAGAATTAAAAAATGAAATTCCTAACAGTTTTATTCCGCAACAATTCGAAAATACCGCGAATCCAGATATTCACCGGACTACAACAGCGTTAGAAATTTTGGCGCAAATGAGTGGCAAACTCGATGCTTTCGTAGCAACAGCTGGCACAGGTGGAACCATTACAGGCACAGGGGAGACTTTGAAAGAAAATATACCAAGCTTATATGTAGCTGTTGTAGAACCAAAAGGATCACCTGTATTATCAGGTGGAAAACCAGGTAAACATAAGTTGGTAGGTACAAGCCCGGGCTTTATACCAGATATTTTGAATACCGAAGTTTACGATGAAATTATGCAGATTAGTGATGAAATTGCCATTGATATGTTTAAAAAATTAGCTCGCGAAGAAGGCATTTTTGTCGGTCCTTCCGCAGCTGCAGCAGTTTATGCATCCATTGAAATCGCCAAACGTTTAGGAAAAGGTAAAAAGGTGCTGTGCATAGCTCCCGATACAGGTGAACGCTATTTGAGCATGAATTTATTCGATTGA
- a CDS encoding 3-ketoacyl-ACP reductase, giving the protein MQNLKGKNALITGAGRGIGRATAIAFAAEGINVGLLGRTAANLEKVVKELEKYDVTVTYAVADVADNESVTAAVDHIKSELGQIDILINNAGIGKFGKFLDLSPEEFKSIIDTNLMGVYYVTRAVLPEMIVRESGEIINIASTAGQKGSPMTSAYSASKFGLLGLTESLMLEVRKHNIRVSALTPSTVATDLAINENLTDGNPDKVMQPEDLAEIMVAQLKLHPRVLLKSAGLWSTNP; this is encoded by the coding sequence ATGCAAAATTTAAAAGGTAAAAACGCTTTAATTACCGGAGCAGGTAGAGGAATTGGCCGTGCAACAGCGATTGCTTTTGCTGCAGAAGGTATTAATGTTGGTCTTCTAGGACGAACAGCAGCTAACCTTGAAAAAGTGGTTAAAGAACTTGAAAAATACGATGTAACAGTTACGTACGCTGTAGCCGATGTAGCCGATAATGAATCTGTTACTGCTGCAGTCGATCATATCAAGTCAGAACTTGGCCAAATTGACATCCTAATTAACAATGCGGGAATTGGGAAATTCGGTAAGTTCCTTGATCTTTCACCTGAAGAGTTCAAAAGCATTATAGATACTAACTTAATGGGCGTCTATTATGTGACTAGAGCCGTTCTTCCAGAAATGATTGTGAGAGAATCAGGAGAGATTATTAATATTGCTTCAACTGCCGGCCAAAAAGGCTCACCTATGACAAGCGCATATAGCGCTTCTAAATTTGGTCTTCTTGGCCTTACGGAGTCATTAATGCTTGAAGTGAGAAAGCATAATATCCGTGTTAGCGCATTGACGCCAAGCACAGTTGCTACAGATTTAGCAATCAATGAAAATCTTACCGATGGCAACCCAGATAAAGTCATGCAGCCAGAAGATCTTGCTGAAATAATGGTTGCACAGTTAAAACTGCATCCACGTGTTCTTCTTAAATCTGCTGGATTATGGTCTACAAATCCTTGA
- a CDS encoding ribonuclease E inhibitor RraB: MCIVHNVLESLVGLGDKLKVRRKIEHIALFQNEKMMKLFTIAVKKEVFTLEEGSSEKDDETIMLCTFPG; the protein is encoded by the coding sequence ATCTGTATAGTCCACAATGTATTAGAATCCTTAGTAGGGTTGGGTGATAAGTTAAAAGTTCGGCGAAAGATAGAGCATATTGCTTTGTTTCAAAATGAAAAAATGATGAAGCTCTTCACAATAGCCGTCAAAAAAGAAGTGTTCACGCTAGAAGAAGGATCATCTGAAAAGGATGATGAGACGATTATGTTATGTACATTTCCAGGATAG
- a CDS encoding MFS transporter, with the protein MSQKPDNPVVNKSQPDWVKSYVDSPEKQQKLYRRTLLIVVISQIFGGAGLAAGITVGALLARDMLGTDSFAGVPVALFTLGSAGAALIIGRLSQRFGRRSGLATGFLAGGIGAIGVVIAALTNNIFLLFASLLIYGSGTATNLQARYAGTDLASSKQRGTAISIAMVSTTFGAFAGPNLVGVMGRFATSIGVPSLAGPFILAATAYIIAGLVLLVLLRPDPLTVAQAIADEQKTSDINVLNADSKTLEINKRGIILGASVMVITQIVMVAIMTMTPVHMLHHGHDLSDIGLVIGIHVAAMYLPSLVTGVLVDKLGRIVMAIAAGATLMAAGLVAAFAPADSMLMLIIALALLGLGWNFGLISGTALIVDSTYPSTRAKTQGSVDVLVALAGVSGGGISGIVVAFTSYATLSLAGGFLSLLLIPVVIWSRNRKNKN; encoded by the coding sequence GTGTCGCAGAAACCTGATAATCCAGTCGTAAATAAAAGTCAACCAGACTGGGTGAAGAGTTACGTTGATTCTCCAGAAAAGCAACAAAAGCTATATCGACGGACGTTATTAATTGTTGTCATTTCACAAATTTTTGGAGGAGCAGGACTTGCAGCAGGTATAACTGTTGGGGCCCTTCTCGCTCGGGATATGCTAGGAACTGATAGTTTTGCAGGAGTTCCCGTTGCGCTGTTTACTCTTGGTTCTGCTGGGGCTGCGCTAATTATAGGGCGACTATCTCAACGTTTTGGACGTCGTTCAGGACTCGCGACAGGATTCTTGGCTGGCGGTATTGGGGCAATAGGAGTAGTGATCGCAGCATTAACCAATAATATTTTCCTGCTTTTTGCTTCACTGCTAATCTATGGTTCCGGAACTGCAACAAACTTACAAGCGCGCTATGCAGGTACTGACTTAGCAAGTTCTAAGCAGCGAGGAACAGCCATTAGTATAGCAATGGTATCAACCACATTCGGTGCTTTTGCGGGTCCAAACTTGGTTGGTGTAATGGGCCGCTTTGCTACGTCAATTGGTGTTCCTTCTTTAGCCGGTCCGTTCATTTTAGCAGCCACAGCCTACATTATTGCCGGATTGGTCTTGTTAGTCTTACTTCGTCCAGACCCTCTTACGGTTGCACAAGCCATTGCCGATGAGCAGAAAACAAGTGATATTAATGTTCTTAACGCGGATTCTAAAACACTTGAAATCAACAAACGAGGAATCATTTTAGGAGCCTCGGTAATGGTCATTACTCAAATAGTAATGGTTGCCATAATGACTATGACACCCGTACATATGCTACATCACGGACATGATTTGAGTGATATAGGGTTGGTTATTGGCATCCATGTCGCAGCTATGTATCTCCCATCCCTTGTCACAGGAGTACTTGTTGACAAGCTTGGCCGAATTGTCATGGCAATAGCTGCAGGTGCCACTTTAATGGCTGCAGGATTGGTAGCTGCTTTTGCACCTGCCGATTCCATGCTGATGCTTATCATCGCTCTAGCTCTGCTTGGACTTGGCTGGAACTTTGGTTTGATTAGTGGTACAGCGCTTATCGTGGATTCAACTTATCCATCCACCCGTGCAAAGACGCAAGGATCTGTAGATGTATTGGTAGCTTTGGCAGGCGTATCTGGGGGAGGGATTTCAGGAATAGTCGTAGCATTTACAAGTTACGCAACCCTCTCACTTGCTGGTGGCTTCCTGTCGTTGTTGCTGATTCCAGTCGTTATTTGGTCTAGGAATAGAAAAAATAAAAACTGA
- a CDS encoding MFS transporter, whose protein sequence is MGTVKLGIKNNIVLFSLLIIINLFVGFMVGLERAILPIIGEEHFGLTSVSAALSFIISFGFSKAIVNYFAGQIADKIGRKRVLLIGWGIGLFVPILVIIAHAWWVIVFANVLLGINQGLTWSMTLNMKIDLAKSNQRGFAVGLNEFAGYVGVALMAVISGYIASTYSLRPEPFYMGIVIVLIGFLLSLFVKDTNKHLQIEAQKKKNSDVISSREVFKRTTWTDKNLSSISFAGLSTNLKDGMSWGLFPFFFISAGLTFNQIGVIVAIYPAAWGFFQLFTGALSDRIGRKWLIASGMWVQAFSLWWILFVDIYALWIVGALMLGIGTAMVYPTFAAAISDVAHPEWRASSMGVFRFWRDSGYAFGALLAGVLADMLNISWAIGLVAILPLLAGIMIATRMKETLV, encoded by the coding sequence ATGGGTACAGTAAAATTAGGGATAAAAAATAATATTGTCTTATTTTCGTTATTAATCATTATCAATCTATTCGTAGGATTTATGGTTGGATTGGAGAGAGCCATTCTTCCTATTATTGGTGAAGAACATTTTGGATTGACATCTGTAAGCGCTGCTCTGTCCTTCATTATTAGTTTTGGTTTCTCAAAAGCAATAGTAAATTATTTTGCTGGACAAATTGCTGATAAAATTGGCCGAAAACGAGTCTTGCTAATAGGTTGGGGTATCGGTTTGTTTGTCCCGATACTTGTAATCATTGCACATGCGTGGTGGGTTATTGTCTTTGCTAATGTATTACTAGGTATTAACCAAGGTTTGACTTGGTCCATGACATTAAATATGAAAATTGACTTAGCCAAAAGCAACCAGAGAGGTTTCGCTGTCGGATTAAATGAGTTTGCTGGTTATGTAGGGGTTGCCTTAATGGCTGTGATTTCAGGTTATATTGCTTCAACCTATTCCTTGAGACCAGAACCATTTTACATGGGAATTGTTATTGTATTAATTGGATTTCTATTATCTTTATTTGTTAAAGACACGAATAAGCATTTACAAATAGAGGCACAAAAAAAGAAAAATTCTGATGTTATTAGTTCAAGAGAAGTATTTAAAAGGACTACTTGGACGGATAAAAACTTATCTAGTATTAGTTTTGCAGGCCTTTCAACAAATTTAAAGGACGGAATGTCGTGGGGGCTATTTCCATTCTTTTTCATATCTGCAGGATTAACATTCAATCAAATAGGTGTTATCGTAGCTATTTATCCAGCGGCATGGGGGTTTTTCCAACTATTTACTGGTGCGTTAAGCGACCGTATTGGGCGGAAGTGGTTAATAGCTAGCGGGATGTGGGTTCAAGCTTTTTCCCTTTGGTGGATATTATTTGTTGATATCTATGCCTTATGGATTGTAGGAGCACTAATGCTAGGAATTGGGACAGCTATGGTTTACCCAACTTTTGCAGCAGCAATAAGTGATGTCGCTCATCCAGAGTGGAGAGCTTCTTCAATGGGAGTTTTTAGATTTTGGAGAGACAGCGGGTATGCATTTGGCGCATTGTTAGCAGGGGTATTAGCCGATATGCTAAATATTAGTTGGGCGATTGGATTAGTAGCTATTTTACCTTTATTAGCAGGCATTATGATTGCAACTCGAATGAAAGAAACGCTAGTATAA
- a CDS encoding ArsR/SmtB family transcription factor, with the protein MKHREFKDFIYSHFTKVSKAFSSPKRFELLDLLSQSPKTVEVLAKETTMSVANTSKHLQSLLESKLVSFKKEKNYVIYELADGSIDSILSSIKVLTEKQMNEVKHTRVDYISKASEIEAISIEDLFSYLEQNNSQLIDVRPKREYEAGHIPRAKSIPITELKEMFASLPKDKTIIAYCRGPYCIYATEATEFLKEQGYTAYLLEAGVHEWKKLNQLN; encoded by the coding sequence ATGAAACATAGGGAGTTTAAAGATTTTATTTATAGTCATTTCACTAAAGTAAGTAAGGCTTTTTCAAGTCCGAAAAGGTTTGAATTATTGGATTTATTATCACAAAGTCCTAAAACAGTTGAAGTTTTGGCAAAGGAAACCACTATGAGTGTAGCCAATACTTCTAAGCATCTTCAATCCTTACTGGAATCAAAATTGGTTTCATTTAAAAAAGAAAAAAATTACGTGATTTATGAATTAGCGGATGGAAGTATTGATAGTATCTTATCGAGTATTAAAGTACTTACGGAGAAGCAGATGAATGAAGTTAAACATACGCGAGTTGATTACATTTCAAAAGCTTCTGAAATAGAAGCAATATCTATTGAAGATCTTTTTTCTTATTTAGAACAAAATAATTCACAACTGATTGATGTACGACCAAAAAGAGAATATGAAGCAGGGCATATACCAAGGGCAAAATCTATTCCAATTACTGAATTGAAAGAAATGTTCGCATCACTTCCAAAAGATAAAACAATCATCGCTTATTGTAGAGGACCATATTGTATTTATGCTACCGAAGCCACAGAATTTTTAAAAGAGCAAGGCTATACAGCTTATTTATTAGAAGCAGGCGTTCATGAGTGGAAGAAATTAAATCAACTTAATTAA
- a CDS encoding MATE family efflux transporter, with the protein MKNNDVTIPNSENTKDKIKIILVLAMPAVIENFFQTILGFVDTYFVSKIGLAEVSAVGVTNALLAIYFALFMAIGVAANVRIANFIGAKQPEKARHIAQQSVILAILFGILTGILTMFFAEPLLKLMGIEDNVLEAGVIYFKIVAIPSVFMSLMFVLSAVLRGAGDTRAPMKASILINIVNGVLDYILIFGFWIIPEMGITGAAIATVVSRIIGSLALFYYIKRSPVLAFRKDYWKPDKQHIRELVTLGGPAAGERLVMRLGQIVYFGFVVALGTNVFAAHQIAGNVEVFSYMIGYGFATAATILVGQQIGAGNIGEAKKYAVLCTGIGIGLMTIIGVLLFTLGDWAGSIFTNDTVVIENIGTSLKVSGVFQPFLALLLILTGAFQGANNTKFPMYLTAVGMWGIRTLLVYVLGIQLGWGLLGVWIAIGIDIAFRAVVLTIQFTRGKWISVKKDAEDECHPQTSKETMSGCVNNY; encoded by the coding sequence GTGAAAAATAATGATGTAACCATACCAAATTCAGAAAACACAAAGGATAAAATTAAGATTATTTTAGTGCTGGCAATGCCAGCAGTGATAGAAAATTTTTTTCAGACGATTCTCGGTTTTGTTGATACTTACTTTGTATCGAAAATTGGTCTTGCTGAAGTTTCAGCAGTTGGTGTCACTAATGCTTTGCTAGCCATTTATTTTGCTTTGTTTATGGCAATTGGCGTTGCAGCTAATGTACGGATTGCAAATTTTATTGGAGCGAAACAGCCAGAAAAAGCCCGACATATTGCCCAACAATCGGTTATATTGGCTATTTTGTTTGGCATATTGACGGGGATTTTGACTATGTTCTTTGCAGAACCATTATTAAAGTTGATGGGAATAGAAGACAATGTGCTAGAGGCAGGGGTTATTTACTTTAAAATCGTAGCAATTCCCTCTGTATTTATGTCATTAATGTTTGTTCTAAGTGCGGTCTTAAGAGGAGCTGGTGATACACGTGCTCCAATGAAAGCCAGTATATTAATTAACATAGTTAATGGTGTGTTGGACTATATTTTAATTTTCGGGTTCTGGATAATTCCTGAAATGGGCATTACCGGAGCTGCAATAGCAACTGTTGTTTCAAGAATTATTGGTAGCCTCGCTCTCTTTTATTATATAAAGCGCTCTCCTGTTCTTGCTTTTAGAAAGGATTATTGGAAACCAGATAAACAACACATACGGGAATTAGTAACTCTCGGAGGGCCTGCTGCTGGTGAAAGGCTAGTTATGAGACTTGGACAAATCGTTTACTTTGGATTCGTTGTCGCACTTGGAACAAATGTTTTTGCTGCTCATCAAATTGCCGGCAACGTGGAGGTTTTCTCCTACATGATTGGCTACGGTTTTGCGACCGCAGCAACCATTCTTGTTGGACAGCAAATTGGTGCTGGAAACATTGGTGAAGCAAAAAAATACGCAGTCCTTTGTACAGGGATCGGTATTGGTTTAATGACTATTATAGGCGTTCTGCTTTTTACTTTAGGAGACTGGGCAGGCAGCATATTTACAAATGATACTGTGGTAATTGAAAATATAGGAACCTCTTTAAAAGTATCGGGGGTTTTCCAACCATTCCTCGCTTTACTACTTATTCTTACTGGCGCATTTCAAGGAGCAAATAATACTAAGTTCCCAATGTATCTGACAGCAGTCGGCATGTGGGGGATTCGAACATTACTTGTATATGTACTAGGAATACAACTTGGATGGGGACTTCTCGGTGTGTGGATAGCAATTGGAATAGATATTGCTTTTAGAGCCGTGGTCTTAACTATACAGTTCACACGTGGGAAATGGATTTCTGTTAAAAAGGATGCAGAAGATGAATGTCATCCTCAGACGTCAAAAGAAACTATGTCCGGATGCGTTAATAACTATTAA
- a CDS encoding four-helix bundle copper-binding protein: MGILSTTPTTMDQCIEECLRCARACEECNTACLQEPDVQARIACLQHLHDCADICFEAAGYMARNSANSKALCALCASICEACAVECEKFKDDHCQECAKICRSCAEICRKMAS, encoded by the coding sequence ATGGGGATTCTTTCAACTACTCCAACAACGATGGATCAATGCATCGAAGAATGTTTGCGTTGTGCCCGTGCATGTGAAGAATGCAATACGGCCTGCTTGCAGGAACCAGATGTTCAAGCAAGAATTGCATGTTTGCAACACTTACACGACTGTGCTGACATTTGCTTTGAAGCAGCAGGGTATATGGCTAGAAACAGTGCAAATTCAAAAGCACTTTGCGCACTTTGTGCATCAATTTGCGAAGCGTGTGCTGTTGAATGCGAAAAGTTCAAAGATGATCATTGCCAAGAATGTGCTAAGATTTGCCGTTCATGTGCTGAAATATGCAGAAAA